Proteins from one Oryza sativa Japonica Group chromosome 12, ASM3414082v1 genomic window:
- the LOC9269678 gene encoding MAG2-interacting protein 2 isoform X2: protein MAFFTNGAWLEAQGILGVVDDLNTLHLIKENGEALTRRTSNQLKLSYPIVNIVVHDGSSSERPGFYIFTSDGMVHKFDYMQDHEANLQKVAILIQDAVSAKTPQLPHSVSCVDYHQDHSLVVLIGNPNAFLSSNGSSGACFLYVLHFNGNLEFSLSFPSLQLEGTFFPPKDQATFASSAKVRISPQSKHIATLDLNGSVNIFVLANDKRSASLHPPRNGTQLSDVKDISWWTDNILMVVKEKGSINMYSISGNRVVSEDGHVLSTPQLEKARAVEGYTFILQSSRYEGNTTFEEVDSNSMPNLQNVSRNNQRSEMDKIIWSLISFSKITVPEKYSILIRGNRYKEALDFACKHNLDKDEVLKAQWLSSDGDVHDIDTYLANIKDQVFVLSECLNKVGPTEIALKALLSFGLRITDRFKFSKLDNSIDTSAWDSRIIRLRLLRYNDLLETFLGINMGRFSAVEYRKFRLMPLVETAVALAESGKIGALNLLFKRHPYTISFDILHILSAIPETVSVQSYSQLLPGKSPPSVVILRDGDWVECEQMASFINTCSDQLEKNGEFKTELLLKHSAGFSWPSIAKLCEWYKSRARDIDCLSGQLENCLAMIELGCQKGIVELEPFFDDIKCLYEVVYSDELSEFIMNLAMWEDLPNYEKFKIILKGAKEGTVVQRLEEKAIPFMKKRSHLIFLSNEEKHRESYLIRWLKEVASQNELSICLAVFENGCGDSPIHGLFKDIAEMIETAVHCIYLCSATNQWNTMSSILSKLHHKMKREKSMLASEEDYNFKDAKQALGTCVVSFDDMQYVCTRILSGLSSPGDSYSHDSINYQLDNIKSLDMLEKKLKVAEGHVEVGRLFAYYQVPKPIHFFLSTHLDEKNAKQIIRLLLSKFGRRQPVRSDNEWANMWRDLKHFQEKAFPFLDSEFMLVEFIRGLLKAGKFSLARNYLGGTSAVSLSIEKAENLVVQAAREYFFSASTLSCNEIWKARECLNLLPNSISVQAETDIIDALTVRLPYLGVTILPVQFRQIKDPMEIIRMVITSQTGAYLHFEEITDVAKLLGLKNEEEIAAVEEAIAREAVVNGDLQLAFDICLTLTKKGHGAVWDLCAAIARGPQLDNLDTSTRGKLLGFSLSHCDEESVGELLNAWKELDVHDKFEQLMISTGTNPPNFSTDGSSITPLPVQSVQDILDLREDISDDRGIDHVGIVKQMLSKVCTDLSNEDAYRRESSLAESRKLFSFSALELPWLLKLSNDEEHDGKKQSLKTDHPIRRYQFSTKVKAINCIIHWLAVSGFSPNDDLVMSLAKSVIEPPVDEEDYVLGCSILLNLMDPFNGVKIIEEELKKRECFQEISSIMNLGMTYSSLNSLKKECSTPEQRRNLLLEKFHEKFTSVESDELDQIDEANATFWREWKAKLEEERRLADQAMMLKQVLPDVDTSRFLSGDVNYIKNVLFSFIDSVKLEKKHILKEAVKIAETYGLRRTEVLLRFLGCALLSESWDNNDILSEISEFRDDIVNSAKGVIDMIHSDVYPEINGYNKQRLSYIYDILSACHSYLKRSSEIELTYPEHVHTHKFEPFQYYKVLAEECKKVSFIDGLNYKNIAGLDNLNFEHFNEEVCKNIHASTVRALADMVQALVSMYVDVLAKGLISRQGVYKHYVLGLLASLEGRTEARSDNIDSEKLQAVLSEIELNYDSCKEYIQVLPATDISCIIIRYCMLCFPCDLTRNHPQEPSWKKPLDVLVMLWIKLIDDIPVESMDACPYGRAEYLDSNRLSHCMRVFRQLLVDDKITVCQGWDAISMYVKIGLGDEIPMEISYFCRSMILSGCAFESVAQVYHGGQEQLENESVDPSNPLDLLELYSATLDDCLSDLIKSPSESQILLHKLLSSLSRSTEKHAGTLEMIRSGVWGKLISFSENMQLDSQLRVYALQLMQCITGRNLKSLPNELVSQVEPWELWYEPGTGSSVADDNNSPSSSITGTLVALRSTQMITTVLPNANITPNNLGTLDSAVSCFLHLSESASSVETIAVMEAVLEEWEQLFSSKEEYVPPQESPKETNDWSDDWDDGWEALPEELESPTKKHGRTSLSVDPLHTCWMEIIRKLVELGEPHKVIELLDRASSRNSMLIEDDEANRLLELISAMEPLMALKIMLLLPYETTRLRCLQMVEAKMREGTVSTSSNADDHELLALVLSSGVLQRIVTEVEYSKLFSHICHLVGHLARSSQNDLLVKWNDEANAPGTSKTNKSLLFARVLFPSFISELVLRGQYLLAGFVISRWMHTHPSLGLMDVAEASVRRYLNGQIVQAQQLGGTDVFLTDNELSVSHALSTLRSNLVSLVQAALATLPNQDL, encoded by the exons ATGGCTTTTTTTACAAATGGGGCTTGGCTGGAGGCTCAAGGCATTTTAGGTGTGGTGGATGACTTGAACACACTTCATTTGATCAAAGAAAATGGAGAGGCATTAACAAGGAGAACAAGCAATCAGTTGAAGCTGTCTTATCCTATCGTTAATATAGTTGTGCATGATGGCTCAAGCTCGGAGAG GCCGGGTTTCTACATTTTCACAAGTGATGGCATGGTTCATAAATTTGACTACATGCAAGATCATGAAGCAAACCTGCAAAAAGTTGCCATATTGATTCAAGATGCGGTATCAGCTAAGACTCCTCAATTGCCACATAGTGTATCATGCGTTGATTATCACCAGGATCATTCATTAGTGGTCTTAATTGGGAATCCAAATGCCTTTTTAAGCTCCAATGGCTCCTCTG GAGCTTGTTTTCTATATGTGTTGCACTTCAACGGAAATCTGGAATTTAGTCTTTCGTTTCCAAGTCTGCAGTTGGAAGGGACATTTTTTCCTCCTAAGGACCAAGCAACTTTTGCTTCATCTGCAAAAGTCAGAATCTCACCTCAGAGCAAGCATATTGCTACATTGGATTTGAATGGTTCTGTCAACATCTTTGTACTTGCTAATGACAAACGCTCTGCTTCACTTCATCCTCCCAGGAATGGTACACAACTGAGTGATGTTAAGGACATCAGTTGGTGGACAGATAATATTCTGATGGTGGTAAAGGAAAAAGGTAGCATTAACATGTACAGCATCAGTGGAAACAGGGTAGTTTCAGAAGATGGTCATGTTCTATCTACACCACAACTGGAAAAGGCAAGAGCTGTTGAAGGATACACTTTTATTTTGCAATCAAGCCGGTACGAAGGAAACACTACATTTGAGGAGGTGGATAGTAACTCTATGCCTAACCTACAAAATGTTTCTAGAAATAATCAGCGTTCCGAGATGGATAAAATAATTTGGAGCCTGATATCATTCTCCAAAATTACAGTCCCAGAAAAGTACTCTATTCTCATCAGAGGGAATCGATACAAGGAAGCTTTGGATTTTGCCTGCAAGCATAATTTAGATAAGGATGAAGTTCTTAAAGCACAGTGGTTGAGCTCCGATGGAGATGTTCATGATATAGACACATACTTGGCAAACATTAAAGACCAAGTATTTGTATTGTCAGAATGTTTGAACAAAGTTGGACCAACAGAGATTGCTCTGAAAGCCCTACTTTCTTTTGGCCTTCGTATAACAGACCGTTTCAAATTTTCAAAGTTGGATAACAGCATTGATACCTCAGCATGGGACAGTCGCATCATTAGGCTTCGTTTGTTGCGTTATAATGACTTGCTGGAGACATTCTTGGGAATTAATATGGGAAG GTTCTCAGCTGTAGAATATAGAAAATTTCGTTTGATGCCTCTTGTGGAAACTGCTGTTGCTCTGGCTGAAAGTGGCAAAATTGGCGCCcttaatcttctcttcaagCGTCATCCATACACTATATCTTTTGACATTTTACATATTTTGTCTGCAATCCCAGAAACTGTTTCTGTTCAGAGTTATAGTCAGTTGCTACCTGGGAAATCTCCTCCTAGTGTTGTGATTTTAAGAGATGGTGACTGGGTTGAATGCGAACAAATGGCATCATTCATAAACACTTGTTCTGATCAGTTGGAGAAGAATGGAGAGTTCAAAACAGAACTACTTCTAAAGCATTCTGCTGGCTTTTCATGGCCATCGATTGCCAAACTTTGTGAGTGGTACAAAAGCAGAGCAAGGGACATTGACTGCTTAAGTGGACAGCTGGAAAATTGTCTTGCCATGATAGAGCTTGGATGCCAAAAGGGCATTGTAGAGTTGGAACCATTTTTTGATGATATTAAATGTCTTTATGAAGTTGTATATTCTGACGAGTTGAGTGAGTTTATAATGAACCTTGCGATGTGGGAAGATCTTCCTAACTATGAGAAGTTCAAAATCATCCTTAAAGGAGCCAAAGAAGGAACAGTTGTCCAACGACTAGAAGAAAAGGCAATCCCTTTTATGAAAAAGAGATCACACTTGATCTTTTTGAGTAATGAagaaaaacacagagaatcATACCTGATTAGATGGCTGAAAGAGGTTGCTTCTCAAAATGAGCTCTCCATTTGCTTGGCTGTATTTGAAAATGGTTGTGGAGACTCACCAATTCATGGGCTTTTCAAGGATATTGCTGAAATGATAGAAACAGCTGTTCACTGCATTTATCTATGCTCTGCAACTAACCAGTGGAATACCATGTCATCAATTTTATCAAAGTTGCACCATAAGATGAAGCGAGAAAAATCTATGTTGGCCAGTGAAGAAGATTATAATTTCAAAGATGCTAAGCAAGCCCTTGGCACTTGTGTGGTTTCTTTTGATGACATGCAATATGTGTGCACTAGAATCTTATCTGGTCTGAGTTCTCCAGGGGATTCTTATTCTCATGATTCAATAAATTACCAACTTGATAATATCAAATCTCTTGATATGCTGGAGAAGAAGCTAAAAGTTGCTGAAGGCCATGTAGAAGTTGGCAGACTGTTTGCTTATTATCAG GTCCCAAAGCCAATACATTTTTTCCTGAGCACACACTTGGATGAGAAGAATGCAAAGCAAATTATACGGTTGCTCCTGTCAAAATTTGGTCGACGTCAACCTGTTCGATCAGACAATGAGTGGGCTAACATGTGGCGTGATCTGAAACATTTCCAAGAAAAGGCATTTCCTTTTCTTGATTCAGAATTTATGCTGGTAGAATTTATTAGAGGGCTTCTAAAAGCTGGTAAGTTTTCACTAGCCAGGAACTATCTGGGAGGAACAAGTGCAGTTTCTTTGTCCATAGAAAAAGCTGAAAATCTTGTTGTCCAAGCTGCAAGGGAGTATTTCTTCTCGGCTTCAACTTTGTCCTGTAATGAA ATATGGAAGGCCAGGGAATGCCTAAACCTGTTACCTAATAGTATAAGTGTTCAAGCAGAAACCGATATAATTGACGCTTTAACTGTCAGACTTCCTTATCTAGGGGTGACTATCCTTCCTGTTCAATTCAGACAGATTAAGGATCCTATGGAGATCATCCGAATGGTTATTACAAGTCAGACAGGGGCATATCTTCACTTTGAAGAGATTACTGATGTCGCAAAACTTTTAGGGTTGAAAAATGaagaggaaatagctgctgtgGAGGAGGCTATTGCCAGAGAAGCAGTCGTTAATGGCGACCTTCAGCTAGCCTTTGATATCTGTCTAACTTTGACTAAAAAGGGTCATGGTGCAGTGTGGGATTTATGTGCTGCAATTGCTAGGGGTCCTCAGCTCGATAATCTGGATACAAGTACCCGTGGCAAGCTGTTGGGCTTCTCTCTCAGCCATTGTGATGAAGAATCTGTTGGTGAATTATTGAATGCTTGGAAAGAGCTTGATGTCCATGATAAATTTGAGCAATTAATGATTTCAACTGGTACAAATCCTCCTAATTTCTCGACTGATGGCTCTTCAATCACACCACTTCCTGTCCAAAGCGTGCAAGATATACTTGACCTGAGAGAAGACATTAGTGATGATAGAGGCATAGATCATGTTGGGATTGTTAAACAAATGCTATCAAAAGTTTGCACAGACTTGTCAAATGAAGATGCATATAGGCGGGAATCTTCTTTGGCAGAAAGCAGGAAACTCTTTTCCTTCTCTGCATTGGAATTGCCATGGCTTTTGAAGTTGTCCAATGATGAAGAGCATGATGGTAAAAAACAGTCTTTGAAGACTGACCATCCCATCAGGAGATATCAATTTTCAACCAAAGTAAAAGCAATAAATTGCATTATACATTGGTTGGCTGTAAGTGGCTTTTCTCCCAATGATGATCTAGTCATGTCTCTTGCAAAGTCTGTAATAGAGCCTCCTGTTGACGAAGAGGACTATGTTCTTGGCTGTTCCATTCTTCTGAATCTCATGGACCCTTTCAATGGAGTGAAAATAATAGAGGAAGAGCTCAAGAAACGAGAATGCTTTCAAGAAATTAGCAGCATTATGAATTTAGGAATGACATACAGTTCGCTCAACAGTTTGAAGAAAGAATGCTCTACTCCTGAGCAGAGGAGAAATCTGCTGCTTGAGAAATTCCATGAGAAATTTACCTCAGTCGAATCAG ATGAGTTAGACCAGATTGATGAAGCAAATGCCACATTCTGGAGAGAGTGGAAAGCAAAGTTAGAGGAGGAGAGACGACTGGCTGATCAAGCAATGATGCTCAAACAAGTGTTGCCTGATGTCGACACATCTCGATTCTTGTCTGGTGATGTCAATTACATCAAAaatgttcttttctcctttatTGATTCTGTTAAGCTGGAGAAGAAACATATACTGAAGGAAGCAGTAAAAATAGCTGAGACCTATGGCTTGCGACGAACtgag GTGCTTTTACGATTTTTGGGCTGCGCTCTTCTCTCTGAGTCTTGGGATAACAATGATAttctgagtgaaatttctgaatTCCGTGATGATATTGTCAACTCAGCTAAGGGTGTGATTGATATGATACATTCAGATGTCTATCCAGAGATTAATGGTTATAATAAGCAACGTCTCTCTTACATTTATGACATCCTTTCAGCATGCCACTCATATCTGAAAAGGTCAAGTGAGATAGAGTTGACATACCCTGAACATGTCCATACACATAAGTTCGAACCATTTCAGTATTATAAGGTCCTAGCTGAAGAGTGCAAGAAAGTATCTTTCATTGATGGCTTGAATTACAAAAACATAGCTGGATTGGATAATCTGAACTTTGAGCATTTCAATGAAGAGGTATGCAAGAATATCCATGCTTCAACTGTCAGAGCTCTGGCTGATATGGTACAAGCTCTCGTGAGTATGTATGTCGATGTACTGGCCAAGGGACTCATATCACGGCAAGGTGTTTACAAGCATTATGTTCTTGGTTTGCTGGCATCTTTAGAAGGCCGCACTGAAGCAAGATCAGACAACATAGACTCTGAAAAGCTGCAGGCGGTCCTTTCTGAAATAGAGTTGAACTATGATAGTTGCAAGGAATACATCCAAGTTCTTCCAGCTACAGATATTTCATGCATCATTATAAGGTATTGCATGCTATGTTTTCCTTGCGACTTAACAAGAAACCATCCACAGGAGCCTTCATGGAAGAAACCTCTGGATGTGTTGGTAATGCTTTGGATTAAACTTATTGATGACATACCGGTGGAGTCAATGGATGCTTGTCCATATGGAAGGGCAGAATACTTGGATTCAAATAGGTTATCTCACTGCATGAGGGTTTTCAGACAGCTATTGGTAGATGATAAGATAACAGTGTGTCAAGGTTGGGATGCCATCTCCATGTATGTAAAAATTGGCCTTGGTGATGAAATCCCGATGGAGATTTCATATTTTTGTCGATCTATGATTCTTTCCGGCTGTGCTTTTGAATCTGTAGCTCAAGTATACCATGGAGGACAGGAACAATTGGAAAATGAGAGTGTAGACCCAAGCAATCCTTTGGATCTCTTAGAGCTTTACAGTGCTACTCTAGATGATTGTTTGTCAGATTTGATCAAGAGTCCTAGTGAGTCTCAGATATTGTTGCATAAATTGCTGTCGTCACTGAGCCGATCAACAGAGAAACACGCTGGCACTCTTGAGATGATTAGATCTGGTGTTTGGGGGAAGTTAATCAGCTTTTCTGAAAACATGCAGCTAGACAGCCAATTGAGGGTCTATGCTCTGCAACTGATGCAGTGCATCACAGGAAGAAACCTCAAAAGCCTTCCAAATGAGCTGGTTTCCCAGGTTGAGCCATGGGAATTGTGGTATGAGCCTGGGACAGGTTCTTCCGTAGCAGATGATAATAATAGTCCCTCCAGCAGCATTACAGGCACCCTAGTGGCCCTCAGATCTACTCAGATGATCACTACAGTTCTTCCTAATGCTAATATCACACCCAACAACCTGGGGACTCTTGATTCTGCAGTATCTTGCTTCTTGCACTTGTCAGAAAGTGCTTCTTCTGTTGAGACTATTGCTGTTATGGAAGCAGTTTTAGAAGAGTGGGAGCAATTGTTCTCTTCCAAAGAAGAATATGTTCCGCCCCAAGAATCACCAAAAGAAACCAATGATTGGAGTGATGATTGGGATGATGGCTGGGAGGCCCTACCAGAAGAGTTAGAGAGTCCAACGAAAAAGCACGGTAGAACCTCATTATCTGTTGATCCCCTCCACACTTGTTGGATGGAGATTATCAGAAAACTAGTTGAGCTTGGTGAACCACATAAGGTAATTGAACTTCTGGACCGAGCATCATCCAGAAATAGCATGTTAATCGAGGATGATGAAGCAAACCGGTTACTTGAACTCATATCTGCAATGGAACCGTTGATGGCTCTCAAAATCATGCTGCTTCTCCCTTATGAAACTACAAGGTTGCGGTGCCTGCAGATGGTTGAAGCAAAAATGAGGGAAGGAACAGTGTCCACCTCATCAAATGCTGACGATCATGAGCTGCTGGCCTTGGTTTTGTCATCTGGAGTCCTGCAGAGAATCGTGACCGAAGTGGAATACTCAAAATTGTTCTCTCACATATGCCATCTTGTCGGACATCTTGCTAGGTCATCGCAGAACGATCTCCTTGTAAAGTGGAATGATGAAGCGAATGCACCAGGGACATCCAAGACAAATAAATCTCTACTGTTTGCTAGGGTCTTGTTTCCTAGTTTCATATCTGAACTGGTGCTCAGGGGCCAATATCTACTGGCTGGCTTTGTCATCTCCAGATGGATGCATACCCACCCATCCCTTGGCCTGATGGATGTCGCGGAGGCCAGCGTGCGACGATACCTGAATGGTCAGATTGTTCAAGCTCAGCAATTGGGAGGAACCGATGTTTTTCTTACTGACAATGAACTGTCTGTAAGCCATGCTCTCTCCACTCTACGATCAAACTTGGTTTCTCTTGTGCAAGCTGCATTGGCAACCCTTCCGAACCAAGATTTGTAG